The window taagggctgggtaaaataaggctgagacctactgggctgcattctcagacAGCTAGGCATTCTAAAGTCACAGggtgagataggaggtcggcaaaAGATACAAGTCATAAAGATCTTGTTGATAAAACAGGATGTGGAAAGAAGCTGGCCaacagggcgcggtggctcacgcctgtaatcccagcactttgggaggccgaggggcgcagatcacgaggtcaggagatcgagactatcctggctaacacagtgaaaccccatctctactaaaaattaaaaaaaattagcttggtgtggtggcgggcgcctgtagtcccagctacttgggaggctgaggcaggagaatggcgtgaacccgggaggcagagcttgcagtgagctgagatcgcgccactgcactccagcctgggcgacatagcaagactccgtctcaaaaaaaaaaaagaagccggccaaaacccaccaaaaccaagatggcatgagagtgacctctggttgtcctcactgctgcACTCCCACTAGTgccgtgacagtttacaaatgtcatggcaaTGTCAGTTAGTGACCCtatgtggtctaaaaaggggaggcatgaataatccaccccttgtttagcagataatcaagaaataaccataaatatGGGACACCAGccgccctcggggctgctctatggagtagccattcttttcttcttcttcttttttttttttgagatgaagtcttgctatgttgcccaggctcaagtacagtggcacgatctctgctcactgcaacctccgcctcccaggttcaagggattctcctgcctcagcccccagagtagctgggattacaggcccacaccaccacgcccggctaatttttatattttcagtagagacggggtttcactatattagtcaggctggtctcgatttcctgaccttgtgatccgacccccttggcctcccaaagtgcttggattacaggcgtgaaccacctcgcCCTGCCGGAGGGGCCATTCTTTTATGCCTTTGCTTTCCTAatgaacttgctttcactttactgcaGGGATTCACCTCTAATTCTTCcttgcacgagatccaagaaccctctcttggggtctggatctggaCCCCTTTCTGGTATCAACGCGGGTCCGCAGCGCCAGGGCGGGCGGAGCTGGAGCCGGAGCCGGAGCCTCAGCCTTGAGACCCGGCGGGCCGCGCCCAACCGTCCCCGCCCAACCGTCCCCGCCCCCCAGAGCTTCCTTGGAAGGTCCCGGTAGAAAATTCCAGCCTCGCGGGGCCACCGAGCTGCCTCCGAACGGGGTTTTTCCGGCGGGGCGGGTCCCGGGGCCGCTGCAGCCGGGCTCTGGACGTCCTGGCAAACAGGAAGAGGGACAAAGGCGGCCACTTGTCCGGCGCCCGCATTCCTTTCAGGTGATGCCCGTGAGGCCCGGGGGACGCGGCGGTCCTGAAGGGCTGCCAGGGGCCCCCGGGGACCTCCCTGCCGCGGTCCCTCGGCGACTCAGGGTGCCCCTGCCTCCCCGCTGGCTGGAGGTGGCGGTGGGGAGGATTCCTTGCGCTCGGGGATCCCCCTCCCAGGTACAGGCCCTTGGGCTCCCAGAAAGGAAGGAGCACCAGCCTGGCGTCTGTGCCCAGAGGGAGGCAGTGGAGGCTTGGGAGGGGCGCGGAGGTGAAAGAATGGGCCATATCCACTAAGTCGTTCCATACGCTGGAGGGGCCACCCTATACCAGGGTTTCGGTGTGGGTACCAGGACCCACCAATGAAACAGACCATCCCTGCCCTCTAGGAACTTCCAGCATAATGGGGAAGGTCAATAGATCCCGGATACCTGAAATATTGGGTGAAGGGCAGAGTGCAGATGATTTGAGGGAGGGTCTAACCCACGCCGGATGGGGATAGGGTGGCCTGGGCTCCGTGCACAGCCTCTGGCACTTCAGTGGCCCTTCACAGGCACTGTCTGGAAGAAGGAGGCTTGGAGCGGGACAAGGGGTGGGTGGCATGGAAGGGCATCTGGCCCGGGGAGCACTGTGAGCGAATGTCTGGCAGTCTGCATGTGTGCCGGGCATTTGAGAGGCAGCAAGGAGCTGGTGACGAGGTTGGGCGGGTGGGTTCTGATGGCCTCGGAGCCAGGCTGAGGCCTGGCTTATTGTGCTGGCACTGGGAACCTGGGGAGGTGGGATGGGAAGCAGGCTCAGCTTGGCCCAAGAGCAGGCGGAGGAGAGGCCCTCCTTGCCTGGGTGGCTTGGAGAGACTGATCTACAGAGACAGAGGCTCCAGCTTCTGAGGGCTGTGCCCCCCTTGCCTGCTGGGCGCTGGCACCGGTTCAGCTGATAGGAGTGCAGGGCTCCCCCTTCAGGCGGCAGCTGACTCAGCGTCTGAAAGGTGGTTCCCACGGTTCAGGTTTCTCTCTAGGGCCAAAGGCCATGCCATCCACGCCCCTCCCCCAGTGGGTCAGTGCCCAGGGCATTGGCAATTAGGGCTGAATGGAAGTTAGGATTTCCAGTCCCCCCATCCCTGCCAACCAGCAACACCTCAGGCAGTCCTTCCTGCTGTCTAACCACTGCCACCCCAGCTTTGGCTTTGGCTTTCCACTCGCAGAGGTTCCAAGACACTGTAGTTATCAatactttggttttattttaaaacagtgaaaagaaaaataaatatctgaagaaTAAGAatacagggctgggtgcagtggctcatgcctgcaatcccagcactttgggaggcggaggcaggtggaccgcttgagcccaggagttcgagaccagcctgggcaacatagtgagacacccctgctctttacaaaaaatacaaaaattagccaggtgtggtggtgcatctgtagtcccagctactcgggaagctgaggcgggagggtcacttgagcccaggagtcggaggttacagtgagccctgatgggccactgcactccagcctgggctacggagcaagaccctgtctaaaaaaaaaaaaagaatacaggagTGGGGTGGGGTAGTGGGGCTGGAGACTTGAGGTGTCCTGGCTTTGGTAGTCTTGAGTGGGGGCGCCAGGGGCCTGGGATCTGCAGCTGTGCTCTTCCCAGGCCAGGCCCTACCCCGTCCCCACTGGGAGGTCTGGGGGCTCCGCCAGCCTCGCCTGCCCGCGGCTCCCAGGCGGGGCGCTGCGTCAGCGGAACCCGCGCCGGGATTAGCGCCCTGGCGCCTGCCTGCGCCCCGGGCTCTGTCGGGCGAGGCTGGGGTCACCGCCCCATGGGGGCCTCTTCCGCCGGCCCTCAGCCTGGATCCCAGGCCGGACCCCGCGTGGTGCCCGCAGCCTCAGTGATGACCCATGTCCTCCATGCCCACGCGGCCCCAGACGCCCAGCACGAAACTCTCGATGTCACACTCATTGACGCCGCGCACGATGCGGAAGTGGCCCCTCTCGCCCCAGGCTGGGCCCCAGGAGTTGGCCGCAGTCTGGGAATAAGGAGGGGTGGTGAGAAGGGGAATGAGAGTGGGGCGAGGGGAAGAGGGGGCGGGGAAAGGGTCAGCGGCCTCACCCAGTATTTGAGCGTCCTTCCATCTGGCAGCGTCTCCTCTCCCCATCTGTGGGCAgagcaggggagggggaagggcgCTGGGTCTACCTGCTCTCAGGAGCTCCAATCCGGGAAACCTGCCCCATCCAGCCCCCAGTTGCCTTTGGAGGGTTGGGTACACCCTTAGGGCTCAGGCAGATCTCTGTACCTCTCTGCATCTCCCTCACTCTCACATCTGTAAGTCGGTGCACCCAGGTCCAGCATGGGAGAGGGTGGGGCACCAAGGGGACAAGTGGAGGCGAGGTGAGCAGAAGAGGAGGGAACCTGGGTCCTCCAGAGACCCGCCTCCTGGGGGCCGGTTCTGTGGGACCACACATCCACCTGTCCTCCCTCACTTGGGGATCCAGGGAGGGGTAGGTTCCAAGGGCCAGAAGGAAGACACTCTGAGAATGTGGGTATCTTAGAGACCCCCAATTCCGACCGTAAAGCACATTTCACTGAGTTCATTGAAGACAGTGATCCTAACATCTATATTCCCTAAATcggaaagggaaactgaggccaggggaGCGACCTCCCAGGTCACTCGGTGGGTCAGGCAGAGCTGGGACAGGTGCTGAGGTGGGGAGAGGTTGAGAAACTCTTGAGGCTGTCTTCGTATTTCATTGGGGTTATTTTATCCCAATGTCAGGAAGGAAgaacagttcctcaaaaagccTTCAGAGGCTCCCAACCTTCAATTCCACCCAGGGCAAGTCCTTtctctttctgagtctcagttttctccctGTTGAAATGATGAGAGCAGTCCTGGCTCTTTAGAGAGGCTGTAAGAACCCAAGGCAGGCTCCAGAGCCCCTAGCACGAACCCTGCTGTCCCCAACCCCCTTTGCCCACACGCCCCTCACCCTGTGATCTTGACCGAGTGGGTTCCATGCCGGCGGTATCTCTCTGGCCTCCCAAGGCTCACTGGCGTGTGGCTGTAGATGCCTCCCTTGTATAGGAAGAAGTCCTCGTGCACCTCCATGAGGGCTGTGGGCCGATGTCAAGGTAGGGTCCACTCAGCCCGTTGGCACAGGCACTGGTGCCTGAGTCTGTTGAGGTGTGCCCAGGCACCAGGGTCCCTCCATACCAAAGCTCTAAGTGCTCCCTCCAGGCGCTGCCTGTGGGAGGGGAGGacccctgctcccagccccacTGGACATGTTGCTGAATGCTGTGCAGACCActtgtgccactgtgcccggtctcaAGCAGGCACAAGCTTCTGGAACCAGGGTGCTGGATGAGGGGGTTTACCTTGGACAGGGCCATTCTCCATCAGCTCCTTCATGACCTCCTTGTCCTGGAGGGCAGGGGATGGACAGAGAGCAACCGTCAGCGGTGAGACGCCAGGCTTTCATGACCCTCCCGCCTCGGTGCCCTCGCCCAAGTGCTGACTTACGTTGGAGCCGAGGCGATAGACAGGAGTGACCTGGTAGATGTCATTGTTATTAACATGGCTGTTGGGGCAGTGGGCAGTGGCCTGGCGCTTGCCCCGACCCATGGCTCGGCTGTGCATCATACAGGGGGGCGCAGGGCCAGCCTCGTCTCGTTCGCGGCCCGAGAAGGGGTAGCAGTGGTCAGACACCACCCTGCAAAGGCAGCAAGAAGGAGCAAAGGCAGAAAGACTCAGTGCATCATGGCCCAGGCCATGCCCATGGAGCTCCTTGCCCTCTTCTCTGCCCACATCCCCTGTTGCTGCATACCCTCGGCGACGCAGGAACCACCAGGCACCATCGAGACGCCCACCGCGGCAGCCCTGCTGCTGGTGGGTGTCACAAGACAGCAGGTTCTGGGGTGACAGTACAGGCGTCATGTGTCCCAGAGAATGGATTGAGACACGATCGGATGCCACAGCTGGTGGGGTGAGACAGAGGGGCTGTCAGGAGGCTCAGGACTTGGCCCTCCTGTCCCAGACGCCAGCCCTTGCCCTTGGCTTACCTGCTGTGGAGAAGGCCCAGGAGCCTGCACAGTTGCCCTGGTCAAGAGGCTCATGAATCAGGTTGGGCCACTTCTCAGAGGCCTCGAAGGCCGTGGGAAGCACCTCCCCTGGGTTCAGCACTGTCTGCAAGATAAAGGTTGCCCCGTCTGCCTCCTGCTCTGCCCTAGCCTGCTCCTCAGTTGCCCATTGGCACTGGAGGGCCACCAAGTCCAGGGCCTTCTGCAGTTTAGTCGTGAGCCTTCCTGCTGCTGCAGGATTCCAGCTGCCTCCAACTTTGACTGGTGTTGAAGAACCAAGTACCATTTAATGCCTCCCAGGTATCAGGTGGGGCTGACTAGTCCTGCTTCCCagatgaggcagctgaggccaggcacagggaaGTGGCCAGGCCAGGTCCCTCAGCTTTCCATTCTCAACCCCTGCCTCTTTCCTCTGCACCTTCTGATCGGCCTTAGCTTCAGGCCCCaaagggcaggggagggaagaggcagTAGGGTCCCGTGACCAGGCAGGCTGCCAACACAAACAGCAGGAGACAGAAAATAGCCAGAGGCCCAGGGGaataagggcagggccagggtctgGTCACCCAAGGCCGAAGTCTCCGCAGGGAGGGCCACTCCTGCCAGCCCCTGCCTCCCCGCTGCCCGCCACTGATGGACAAATGCGCCAGCACATGTCCTAGTCCAGGCCTGCTGAAGCTCCCCTTCCTCACACTTTCACTTTGGGCCTGGTTCTCATTCCTCTCCCAGAGGGTCCCACTGGTGGGAAGGGAGAAGCCCTCTCCTCCCTTGGGATTCCGCTGAATCGGCATTTATTTCCGAGAACTGCTGCCCTCTGGCCAGAGCTGGAGGAGTGTGTGTCCTTCCCTTCCCAAAATACCAAGGTGACCCCCTGTCCCCTTGGGCCCTAACCCAGCTGTACTGAAACCAACAgcatttttcccaggctggagagatCGGGGGGAGCTGATGCCAGGACCACAAAATTCAATCTGAGCATCAGTTCTTCCAGCACAGCACATCCTGTGGAAGCAgggaacagaggcccagagaaggggagTAACTTGTCCAGGGACACACAGCCTTGTAGTAGGGGATGGTCCAGGCCTTTGGAGGAGCAGGGCACAGGGCCAGCATCCCTGAGGTTCTGAGCCATGGGGAGATGGCAGGATTGTGGGAAAGGATGGACTTACATAAATTTCATGCATGTTCATGACCGAGGAAGATGGGCGCATGGTGCCCAGGCGGTAGCGAATGCCCTCATCCAGGGTCATGCCCCAGAAGGCGCTGTGGTTCCCAGCCTGCCAGCTGAAGGAGAGGGGATGGAAGGAAGTCACAGATCTGCCATGGCTCAGGGTCCTTGGGGTAGGTGCATGTGGGTGGGAGAGACGCACAGCGGCTGAGTGCACACACAATCAGAGCTGGGTGTAGGAGTGGCCTGCTGGGCGTGCCCCACAGCACCGCACGTGTGTAGACATgcgtgagtgtgcatgtgtgcccgCTGAGGGTGCTCCTAGGGCCTCTCACCCGTAGTTGCCCTGGTTGATGGCTTTGATCATGTCTGGATCCACTAGGCATGGCTCTTGGTCACACTGCCACTGCCTGTTCTCCTGGCAGGTGCTGgcaagaaaaggagggaaggaaagggtaAGTGGGGGACTGGGGATACTCTGAAGGAATGTGGCCTCGGAGGTTAACATGAGCCAGGGAGTCTGTACAAGTGACTATGGGAGAATCCCTAGGTGATCCCTTCCAGCCTGGTGGCTTTAAATGTCAACGTCTAGTTCATGATTCTCAAGTTTGTATCTGTGGCCCAGATCTCTGCCTGAACGCCAGAGTCAAGGATCTCATGGCTACTCAACATCACTACCCTGAACCAAAACACTCCCTGAACCGAATTCCTGATCTCCCACACTTATTCCCCCTACAGTTCTCAGAAAACGGCAACTCTATCCTTCCTGGAGTTTGGGCCCCAAACCTGGCAATCCCCGCTGACTTCCTCTCCCATGCTGATCCAGTTCATCCGCATATCCTGTGGGTCTACCTTAAAAACGCATCCAGAATCCGAACCACTCTCATTCTCTTCTGCAGCCCCCGCAAGTCCGATCACCTCTCACCTGGATTCCTGCTGTGGCCTCCTCACTGTGGGTGCTCCATGCATCTGCCCCTTGCCCCGCTTCCCAGGGTATTTTTAACACAGCTGCCAGAGTGACCCTGCTAAACCTAAGTCATATCACGTCGTTCTTCTGCCCAAAACCCTCCACTGGCTTCACATCACAGAATAAGAGCCAAAGTTTGGTGATGACAAGGCCCTGCACGATCTGTCCTCCTGTCCCCTGATCCCCTCCTCCTTCTTGTTCTGGTTCTAAGGCTCCAACTAGGCTGGCCCCTGATGGTTCACACCCATCTGCCTGCTCCCCAccctccctgcttttttttttttttttttttttttttgagacaaggtcttgctctgttgcccaggctggaatgcagtggtgtgatcttggctcactgcagtctctgcctcccaggctcaagtggccctcccacctcagcctcctaaatagctgggactacaggtgtgcaccaccacacccagctaaattttgcaatttttgtagagatggggttttgccatgttgcccaggctggtctcaaattcctggcctcaagtgatccacccgccttggccttccaaagtgctgagatttacaggtgcgagccacaggCCTGGCCTGTTTATATTGCTTATACCTGTTTCCTCATAGGCTGTAAATTCCTTGAGGGCGGGTATTGTTTGGTATTTTCAGCACCCAGGAAAACAAAACCTAGCACAGTGAATAAATATTCTTTGTTAACTGAGTCAGTGACTGAGGCCATATGCTGAATTGACTAAGAGCATGGGTTCTGGAATTCAAATTCTGGGTTTCAGcccactagctgtgtgatcttaggagAATCATTCAAGCTCTGTCTCTCTCAATgcccttgtctataaaatgaggataatacggTGGTACCACTTTCCAGGGATTTAATGATAGGCTTGTAAAGCATTtagcactgggcctggcccatggtTAAGTGCTCAGAATTAACATCTACTATCACTATTCTGTTACAGGAACCCCAGACCCCACTTCTCTAGAGCTTCAGACTCATATCCCACTGACCTTCTGACACCTCTGGATGTGCAAAAGCTATATCTCAAACTCGAAAtagcctgtctgcctcccacaAGCCTGCTGTTCCCTAACATCTTCAACTCTGAAAATGGCACCCAGTTGTTCACATCAGAGCCCCGTGTGGTCGGTGGTGTCCGCCCACATGTCCCCCATCAGCAGGGCTTGGAGATGGCACATGAGGAATCCACCCACCTCTTGCCCCTCCACTGTGGCCACCCTACTCCTGTCCCTCATCACCTCTCACCTGGACCACGGCACTGCCTTATTCACCAAGTCCGCTACCCCTTTAGAATTCCCGGCCATCCCCTCCCTACCCACCCCAAAGCCACAGAGGTCTTTGAAGAACGTAAATCAGACCGCGTGCTCTCTACGTGGCTTCCTGTGACTCCAAACAAAATGCGGAATCCTCGGCACAGCCGATGTGACCCACGGAACGTGGCCTGCACCTCCTTGGGATGTCTCTCCCCTACCCCAGCTCCAGCTAAAATGAGCTCAGTCACCTCCTGGCCTTCCCATGAGCCACTCCCTCTGCCTAGGCCAGGCCTCTTCTATGCTTCTCCCTGGTCTCAGCATCAATGTCCCTTCCTCAGAGTGGCTTTCCCACCCACTCCCTACTCTAAACTGGGACCCCCGTTACCCTCTCTTTTCCCTAGAACACTGGGCAGCTTGTCAGGGTATACTCATTTGTTGTCTTTCCATGCCCTTCACCTTACACTAGAATTGGGACAAGCCCTGTGTCTGTCGCATTCCCGCTCCATCTCCTGAGCTCGGCGTAGTGCCTGGCACGCAGTAGGTCTTAATAATAGGTGCCGACTGAAGGGCTGCATTCTATGAATTCTATAATGCTTTGACAAGCTCATAACTCTGTTATTACAAGATGCTGAACTGCCTCCTTCCAAGCTGCCCGAGGCTCCCACCTCCAATGTTGCCTTTTAAGGATCCTCAAGGGGAGCCAAGATCCAGTAGGGCTGGGCTTTCCAGCCCCAGGAGAGGCGGGGCACTTCTGGGGAGGGCCAGAGGAGTCTGCGGGGCCGGGAAGGCTTTCCtcatccttcctttccctctctgcaCACCAGGCTGTTCCCCCTCTGCACACCTAGGCAGCAGCACCCGACTAGACTCCGGAAGCATCCGTTGAGGGCTCCAACACCCTGGACACTCCCCCACCCTCGCCCCCAGAGCCTTCGTGAGGAGAGGGCAGTAGACTGGTCCGTCCTTTCCTGCCATCTCCTCCTTTGCCCCCAGGGCTGCCCACACAGGTCCAGGCAGGGCCGGTGGGAGCAGGTCTCAGCATTCCAGAGGGGGCCTAAGGGACCAGGGACAGCAGTGAGAGAGAGAACATTAACCCCTCAACGTCCAGAGCCATCCTATCAGAACCTGCAGACTCGGGCAGGCGTGTTTTATCcttttgaacacacacacacacacagtacacaCACAGTCATGCTGCACACCCAGACACGTGCTGAAACATTCCCTCCCTCGCTGTGACCCGGGCACCCCTCACCCTAGTGAGGCAATGGAAATAGCTTATGCGCAATGCATTCCAAAAAGTTTCcttctctctggggcctcttagTCCCAGGCAAGAGGGAGTGGGGGTGGAGTGGGTGCAGGGCCTCCTCCTCCAAGTCGCGGGCTCCCATTATTTCTATTAAGGCGTTCAGGGTTTCCTACCCAGCCCTTCTCCACTTCCCATCTCAGACTGAACAGGGGGTACCCATGACCCCTTCCTCCTCCTACTGGGaatggtggggaggggtggggaaggaaAAAGGGGCCACATTTCAGGGAAGGCCCTGCTAGAGGCTGGCTGGCCGCCCGCTCAGCCATCCCTGACCCTCATCCGCTCGGGGCAGCGGATGCTGCAGTCAGAGCTTTCCTTCCTGGCGCCCCCTTCTCCCTCTGACTCTGCGGTGACAGCAGGAATAGCTGGGAGGAGTAGCCCAGCCTAAGCCAGGAGGGGTGGGGAAGGACTCTCAGTTCAAGGGTGACCCCTGGGCCAGGCACCCATGGCTGGCCATGCTTGAGGAATGTTGTTGGAATGGTGTTAGATAAGTTGACTTGGTCAGTGTTAAAATTCCTCtgttgcagatgaggaagctgaggttcagagaagggaAAAGACTTCTCCCTTGCAAAAGGGGTCAGGGATAAGATTTGAACCAAGTCTGTCAGCCACACGCTCACAAAGCAAGACCCCTCTAAGCTCCAAACACTCACCAACGGTTACAGTTGTCCCAGTAGGTTCCCAAGACTGGATAGATACGACCTCCGTGCATACATCCTGTTGGAAGgacagagaagaagagaagagaggtggAACCAGAACCAGAGAGGATGGACTGATTGGCCAGGTCCTCAGAGATCAGGTAGCTTGAACCTTTccaagattctctctctctctctctcacacacacacacacacacacaccagttctCACTGAAATTAAACTATAACTGAagacatctcacacacacacacacacacacacacaagctctcACTGAAATTAAACTATAACTGAagacatctcacacacacacacacacacacacaagctctcACTGAAATTAAACTATAACTGaagacatcacacacacacacacaccagctctCACTGAAATTGAAGCCAAACTATAACTGAAGAtatcacacacgcacacacatacacacacaccagctCTCACTGAAATTAAACTATAACTGAAGACAAATCCTGCAGGGTCACACACCAACTGCTGTTCGGGAAGTTCTTCAATGATTCCAGCCTGGATTCCTCTTACTTTACTTGGAtgccagccacaacattcctgggatccttttccatttaaataaGTTAGGGCTTGGAGATGGGGAGTGGGAGGAGCACGGGGAAGCCAAGGCCCAGAGAAGGTAAGCGACCGTCCTAAGATAACACAGCACTCTGAGATGACAGCTCAGTTATGCAGTCTGCTGGCCCAAGCCCCATGGAACTGTGGGAAGGAacgcaagtgattctcctattgGACAGGGGCAAGTGCATGGAAAAGGATGATGGTGAGGCTGAAAGCAGGAACAGATTTGACCCATCTCCCAGGTATGAGCAGCCATCTCAGGGCACAGGATCCTAGAATCCTCATCAAAGGCAGAAAAATGGCTAAGATGACCCTCAGCAACCCATATGTGCCTTATCAGCCCAAGAGTGAGTCAGCAGGTGCGGCCAGCACCTTCCGTGTCTGGAAAAGAGACAGGATTGGGAGAAAATGTGGGAGGCTGCCCTTTCCCTGGGCCAAATTAGAATTCTAACCAAGGAGCTTCTTCAGTCTTGCTGGAGAGTAAAGTTCCCAGAGGGGCAGGGAAGAGTCCCAGATTCTACAGAGCTTCCCCTGGAAATGTCAGTGCATCCCTCAGCTTTGCTCCTGAGCCTTGCTGAGTCTGAGGTGGACAAAGTGACCCACCCTCCTGGCCATCTTAGTGCCCACCTTGGATCGGGGGAAAAGGGGGTGGCACGCCGAGGCAGAAGTCCCAGAAGTCAGGGCAGCAGTCGGAGACCGTGCGGTTGCAGAAGAGGTCACAGTAACAGATGGCGCCCAGGTAGGGCAGGGCACAGTCGTCAGCACGGCCGCGGCAGCACAGGTCCTGCTCCTGGCAGTACCGGCCTCCCGCGTCCCGGATGCCCCGCAGGTGCAGACCCGGTGCTAGCTCCCGGCGCCCACGACCCTGCTGGGCACCCAGAGCCACGTGGCCAGGCAGCGACAGCAACAGCAGTAGCCCCAGTGGACATCGCCACATGGTGGCTCCTGGGCCCTGGGGGGCAGAGATGGTGGGCAGTAGAGACTCCCTGGAACACCAGGGATGGATCTCCCAGTTTCCTGGAGCTGTGAGTTCAAGAGGGCCCAGCAGGGAGGGAAATCCTGATTCCTGAGTCCCCAGGCAGGACACGGGCAGAGGAGCCCCAGTGTGTGGCCCTGGCTATAGGGGGATGGGGACTAGGCAGAAACGGAGCCCCTCCCTGACCTAGGCAGGGACCTTCAAGGACAAGGAAATGAGGGCGGTGGCATTCCTGGTGCTCCCACCCAGCACTCATCCTGTGGACCCAAGGTCTTGTCTCCTGTCCTGGGTCTCTCTGCCCGCCAGCAGCCTCCATCCCTGACCTGGGTCCTTGACTTTGTGCTTTCCTGTCTCCCCCCGTCTTTTGGGTACCCCTCTCTTCTGTTCCTGTGTCCCTCTGTCCCCTTCCACTGTCCCTCTGTCTGCCATCTGTCTTGGTTCCTCTACCTGCCCCCTCCTCCTGTTTCTTCTCAGTCTACACCTTCCACCCTCTGAGCAGGGGAGCGTCCCTACCTGGTGAGGGTGTGGGCTGGGGCCCAGGCTGCCCCgcgcctccgcctcctggctctGCGACCGCCCGGACGCTCAAAGTCAAGAGAGGAGCGCGGGGCGGGGCGCTTTTTGTACCGCCCGCCCTCTGCACCGCCCCGGCAGTGGCGGAAGGGAGGGCTGCCTGGCTTGTACCTGGAGTAACTACCCCACAACTCAGGGGCTCGCAGGGTGGAGAAATGACAAGCACGCGATTGTCCTGGCTGGGTCTCCGGCGGTGGAAGCC of the Symphalangus syndactylus isolate Jambi chromosome 12, NHGRI_mSymSyn1-v2.1_pri, whole genome shotgun sequence genome contains:
- the TINAGL1 gene encoding tubulointerstitial nephritis antigen-like isoform X3 translates to MHGGRIYPVLGTYWDNCNRCTCQENRQWQCDQEPCLVDPDMIKAINQGNYGWQAGNHSAFWGMTLDEGIRYRLGTMRPSSSVMNMHEIYTVLNPGEVLPTAFEASEKWPNLIHEPLDQGNCAGSWAFSTAAVASDRVSIHSLGHMTPVLSPQNLLSCDTHQQQGCRGGRLDGAWWFLRRRGVVSDHCYPFSGRERDEAGPAPPCMMHSRAMGRGKRQATAHCPNSHVNNNDIYQVTPVYRLGSNDKEVMKELMENGPVQALMEVHEDFFLYKGGIYSHTPVSLGRPERYRRHGTHSVKITGWGEETLPDGRTLKYWTAANSWGPAWGERGHFRIVRGVNECDIESFVLGVWGRVGMEDMGHH
- the TINAGL1 gene encoding tubulointerstitial nephritis antigen-like isoform X2; this encodes MWRCPLGLLLLLSLPGHVALGAQQGRGRRELAPGLHLRGIRDAGGRYCQEQDLCCRGRADDCALPYLGAICYCDLFCNRTVSDCCPDFWDFCLGVPPPFPPIQGCMHGGRIYPVLGTYWDNCNRCWQAGNHSAFWGMTLDEGIRYRLGTMRPSSSVMNMHEIYTVLNPGEVLPTAFEASEKWPNLIHEPLDQGNCAGSWAFSTAAVASDRVSIHSLGHMTPVLSPQNLLSCDTHQQQGCRGGRLDGAWWFLRRRGVVSDHCYPFSGRERDEAGPAPPCMMHSRAMGRGKRQATAHCPNSHVNNNDIYQVTPVYRLGSNDKEVMKELMENGPVQALMEVHEDFFLYKGGIYSHTPVSLGRPERYRRHGTHSVKITGWGEETLPDGRTLKYWTAANSWGPAWGERGHFRIVRGVNECDIESFVLGVWGRVGMEDMGHH
- the TINAGL1 gene encoding tubulointerstitial nephritis antigen-like isoform X1, whose product is MWRCPLGLLLLLSLPGHVALGAQQGRGRRELAPGLHLRGIRDAGGRYCQEQDLCCRGRADDCALPYLGAICYCDLFCNRTVSDCCPDFWDFCLGVPPPFPPIQGCMHGGRIYPVLGTYWDNCNRCTCQENRQWQCDQEPCLVDPDMIKAINQGNYGWQAGNHSAFWGMTLDEGIRYRLGTMRPSSSVMNMHEIYTVLNPGEVLPTAFEASEKWPNLIHEPLDQGNCAGSWAFSTAAVASDRVSIHSLGHMTPVLSPQNLLSCDTHQQQGCRGGRLDGAWWFLRRRGVVSDHCYPFSGRERDEAGPAPPCMMHSRAMGRGKRQATAHCPNSHVNNNDIYQVTPVYRLGSNDKEVMKELMENGPVQALMEVHEDFFLYKGGIYSHTPVSLGRPERYRRHGTHSVKITGWGEETLPDGRTLKYWTAANSWGPAWGERGHFRIVRGVNECDIESFVLGVWGRVGMEDMGHH